The DNA segment CTTTTTTCCGCAGAAATATGCGACATCGACAGCTGGAAACCTGGATTCTACACTGCAAGTGATAGGAGCAGGCGGTCATTCTGTGCCCTATAttggtgttgtgcgtgtgtcggtgtggctGCCTAAAGATGTCGTTGGTGTGGACAGTAAAGTAGACACAGTGTTACTGGTCTGTCCAGACACGGAGTATTCGTCACGTGTGCCAGTGATAGCCGGCACCAACATCCTGAGAGCCTACGCCCGGCAGTGCGAACGTATGGCGGGGCGGAACTTCACCACAAGACTACCGCTGTGTGGCATGATCGCTCACGCCTACAGGGAGGCGACTAGTGCACCAAATGGACGTCTGTGTCCGGTACGACTGTTGACACCGGACACAACACTGCCACCCCGCTCGGTGACCGATGTCCGAGGGATTGTGCGTCAcggtgtaaacatcaacaaggaCGCTGTGCTGATCCAGGAGCCAACAGTGGAGGCGTTACCggacggtgtgtgtgtgctgagtgGCAAGGTGTCAACAAACACCCTTCCGCGGATTAGGGTGACTTTGTTAAACATCACTGATTCACCCGTTACTATCAGAAGGAAAAGTGTGATAGCTGACCTGTTCACCATACAGAGTGAATATTCACTTCCCAGTGTGTTACAAGACTTGAACTGCGACTTACAAGACGCTGGCAGGACTCACTGTAATGCCAACCACGTAGAAGAAGATAAGAACAATGTTCCTGAACTGTCGGGTAGGTTCCGTTTTGGTGCGTACGTCGACCAAACATGGGAAGACAGATTCACAAAGAAGTTGTTAACATTTAGCGAtgtgtttaatgaaaaagagTTCGACTTGAACATGACAGATGTTGTGCATGACATCGAACTGACTCCAGGTCCGTCGATTACAAAAAGACCGAGGCCTATACCGCCACAGGACCTGGAGGAGGTCAGACAACATGTGCAACAGTTGATAGATGCTCGCATCATCATTGTGGTGGTGAGGAGAAGAATGgggcactgcgcatgtgtgtagaTTACAGGAGAGTGAACGCGCGGACAGTGAGAGACAGTTATGCCTTGCCAAAGATTGAACAACTGGTTTAAACATTGAGTGGGGCCAAGGTTTTCACTAGCCTAGATTTGTCGAAGGCCTATTACCAGGTACCTCTGTCCGAGCGAGCAAAGAAGATTTCTGCATTTACCACCCCGTTCGGACTGTACGAGTTCCAGAGGTTGCCCTTTGGCCTTGTCAACGCCCCCATGACCTTTCAGCGGTTGATGGACTGTTGTTTGAGTGACATGAATTTGGCAGAGTTGATAATTTTTCTGGATGACATTTTAGTACATGGCACTAACCTCCAGCAACTAGAAGATAGAACAATTAGAGCTCTGGAGAGGATGCGCAGTTTTAAGCTGAAACTTGACCctgataaatgtatttttgccaccACTGAGGTCAGACACCTAGGATACCTCATCTCCGCAGAAGGTATTAGGCCAGACCCTGAGAAGATCGAGGCTCTGACCAGTTGGCCTGTCCCCAAAACAGTTCGGGATGTTAAAGCGTTCCTAGGGTTTGCAGGATTTTATAGGCGCTGGGTTCCCCAGTTCGCGCAAATTGCCAAGCCTCTGAACGACCTTACTGTTGGATATGTACCACATAAGCTCAAGAAAACAGCTAAGAAGGCGGGTGCACTCAATCTGTCATCAGACATATCTCACCTGTGGGGAGAGCGAGAACAAAGTGCGTTTGAGTCCCTGATCAAAGCACTGACTGCAGAGCCGATGCTGGGCATCGCTGACCAGtcccagcccttcatcctgcattgtgatgccagCGGCACTGGCCTGGGAGCCGTGctgtaccaacatcaacaaggcGAACTCAAGATAATTGCATACGCCAGCAGAGGGCTcaacaagacagaagtgaactacCCCGCACACAAGCGAGAATTTCTTGCTCTGAAATGGGCCATGACAGAGAAGTTTCACGACTACATCTTGGGCTCCCGCGTCACCGTGGTTACCGACAACAACCCGCTTTGCCATGTGCTGAAGAATGCAAAGTTACACGCAGTTAGCCACAGATGGTTGTCATCCCTGTCACTGTACGACTTCGACCTCGTGTACAAACAGGGCTCGACACACACAGATGCGGACGGGTTGTCAAGGCGACCACAGGACCcgccagaagcagatgaagaatacAGGGATACCTTAGAGAAAGTTGGGTTCCTCCTGGAGAAAGCGAGGAAATTTCAAGACGACAATCCACAAGTTGTAAATCGAAGTGCTGTTGTGAGCATACTGACAGCTAAGAGCGCAGGAAGGCCAGTACATTTCATCCAGCAGACAGCCCGGAACACCacgcccatgtcacgtgacaatgacgtcactgacaacttCACTCCAGCCGTCGAAGCTGTCGTAGGGGACCCAAACACCATTCCAAACGGCATCTTAGAGCCGGAGGGCGGGGAGCAAGACTTCGCCACCCTGACAGTCGACGACTGGCGGAGGTTACAGCAGCAAGACCCTCACATAGCCGCTGTCTGCCAAGCGCTCACAGAAGGAACTGACCTGACAGTGACGGGGCCAGAGACCAGGATATACGCCAGGGAGAGGAAGAGCCTGATGCTAGAACATGGTGTGCTCTACCGGCGTGTGTCTGACACCACATCAACCCGCGTGCAGATGGTGGTACCCCGCTCCATGCGACATTGTCAcatgcactctacagtgcctttcagacgaggaatataaataaaatcaaaacacagacaacaatttaaaatttgaaaatataatataatttaaaaatcaaaagagaaacacaacacaaaacaattcctaatttcccaaccccacagttcgaacacacgtttcttccaaagtttcaaaaatattcactcttcttgcacagttcctctcaaagtctcacttgaaacagcacaacGTTTCCGCTTGTAAGATACACCATATATCcacatgaaaagtacacaaagtttccacttcttaAAGTTATATCCAACTCAGCGCTGGTCaggaaccccaggcggataagACGAGTAGACGAAGATCaaccaaaagtaaaataaaacacaaaagaaatccaaaagaaaatcccaaagaaaaacctggagagaaaaaacaaaaccattctttagataaatgcaaattcactctcaactattttaaaccatgttcatgaagtatacacaaatatatcacactcatcagaaatttcccattcttcaacattaaacataggctcaccaaaaatcatcaaaaatacacactcactgaaaatcaacaaaaaattcacactcacctcaacaggttcaatgctaACAAAAGTACAAACGAGTCTGGtaacttcaagtcggttcaggacttgtacaacacaagtctggtcaggatttgtacaacacaatacaaatctggtcaggacttgtacaacacaatacaagtctggtc comes from the Pomacea canaliculata isolate SZHN2017 linkage group LG12, ASM307304v1, whole genome shotgun sequence genome and includes:
- the LOC112553436 gene encoding uncharacterized protein LOC112553436 — encoded protein: MSRDNDVTDNFTPAVEAVVGDPNTIPNGILEPEGGEQDFATLTVDDWRRLQQQDPHIAAVCQALTEGTDLTVTGPETRIYARERKSLMLEHGVLYRRVSDTTSTRVQMVVPRSMRQEAMRGVHDELYHTHFDDAIRHARMRFFWPFMAADLKRKIQSCQWCVRSGTHAQKAPMSTIVTSHPLKLLTTLAETLWKGGTEY